A genomic window from Sceloporus undulatus isolate JIND9_A2432 ecotype Alabama chromosome 9, SceUnd_v1.1, whole genome shotgun sequence includes:
- the LOC121916305 gene encoding intelectin-like protein gives MKLFGILLLCVAAFPRSLQSDTNGCITSLKRDILKLMVKWEDATCLQNQQGLPPNLLQTLPRSCKEIKTALEGAADGLYFLGTEEGEIYQTFCDMTTHGGGWTLVASIHENNIYGKCSLGDRWTSQQGNNANYPSGEGHWAKNSTFGTAVGSTSDDYKNPGYYDLQAKDMAIWHVPNDSPMKEWRDAAILRYHTETGFLAAEGGNLLRLYQQYPVKFGIGSCPANNGPVVPVVYDTGNAQQTSFYYSPNARKEFVAGFIQFRVFNHEKAALALCAGVKATGCNTETFCVGGGGYFPEGSPRQCGDYVAFEWDGYGTHTGWSVSKALLESAMLLFYR, from the exons ATGAAGCTGTTTGGGATCCTCCTGCTTTGCGTGGCTGCGTTTCCTAGAAGTCTGCAAAGTG ATACCAACGGCTGCATCACCTCCTTGAAAAGGGACATCCTGAAGCTGATGGTCAAATGGGAAGATGCCACTTGCCTTCAAAACCAGCAAGGTCTGCCCCCAAACCTTCTCCAGACTTTGCCCCGAAGTTGCAAGGAGATCAAGACAGCGCTGGAAGGAGCCGCTG ATGGTCTCTATTTTCTGGGGACGGAAGAAGGGGAGATCTACCAGACCTTCTGTGACATGACCACCCACGGAGGCGGATGGACATTAGTGGCAAGCATCCACGAGAACAACATCTATGGGAAATGCTCCCTGGGAGACCGCTGGACCAGCCAACAAGGGAACAACGCCAACTACCCGAGCGGAGAGGGCCACTGGGCCAAAAACTCCACTTTTGGGACGGCCGTGGGTTCGACCAGTGATGACTACAAG AACCCCGGCTACTATGACCTCCAAGCCAAGGACATGGCCATATGGCACGTCCCCAATGACAGTCCCATGAAGGAATGGCGGGACGCGGCCATTTTGAGATATCACACCGAGACCGGCTTCCTGGCGGCGGAAGGAGGCAACCTTCTCAGGCTCTaccag CAATATCCGGTGAAGTTTGGCATCGGGAGCTGCCCAGCCAACAACGGCCCGGTTGTGCCAGTCGTCTATGACACTGGCAATGCACAGCAGACCTCCTTTTACTATTCCCCCAATGCGAGAA AAGAATTCGTCGCTGGATTTATTCAGTTCCGGGTGTTTAACCACGAGAAGGCAGCTCTGGCGCTTTGCGCTGGGGTTAAAGCCACCGGCTGCAATACGGAGACG TTCTGCGTCGGCGGAGGAGGCTACTTCCCGGAAGGCAGCCCGCGTCAATGCGGCGACTACGTGGCGTTCGAATGGGACGGCTATGGCACCCACACGGGTTGGAGCGTCTCCAAAGCGCTCCTGGAGTCCGCCATGCTCCTCTTCTACCGATGA
- the LOC121916299 gene encoding hemojuvelin-like encodes MGKSTCFAGSRRHSLNAEIVIKTFFLLLFCKHVYSRCKILRCNSEYVASTLNLRGPNKSAAYCQALRSYSRCTRRTSHACRGDLAYHSAVHGIEDLMAQNHCAKEGPTSAPQPPAPAPNRQATAALDICDYEKSFAHKRGRPPTYQHCAMFGDPHVRTFGDEFQTCRVEGSWPLLDNNYLFAQATSYPVAKGSDATATGKLTIIFKNMKECIDQKVYKAEVDNLPAAFEDGSVNGGERPGGNSLIIHERIPGRHVEIRAAYIGTTIAVRQAGRQLSFSIRAAEEVAQSFTEEQDLQLCVGGCPPSQRISRNECCCGGNSTAIPAEKAHRLCKEKLPVEDLYFQSCVFDVATSGDANFTLAAHGALEDAKVFHPDARKLHIFQTDAASWTVGGPSSLVLVALAFLLSQGSVGLYA; translated from the exons ATGGGGAAATCCACTTGCTTTGCGGGGTCACGACGGCATTCCCTAAATGCTGAAATCGTCATTAAAACGTTCTTCCTTCTCTTGTTCTGTAAACATG TTTATTCCCGCTGCAAGATCCTGCGCTGCAACTCGGAGTACGTGGCCTCCACCCTCAACCTGCGCGGCCCCAACAAGAGTGCCGCCTACTGTCAGGCCTTGCGCTCCTACTCCCGATGCACCCGCCGGACCTCCCACGCCTGCCGGGGGGACCTGGCCTACCACTCCGCCGTCCATGGTATTGAGGACCTCATGGCCCAGAACCACTGCGCCAAGGAAGGGCCCACCTCGGCTCCCCAACCCCCGGCCCCGGCCCCCAACCGCCAAGCCACAGCCGCCCTGGACATCTGCGACTATGAGAAGAGCTTCGCCCACAAGCGGGGCCGGCCCCCCACCTACCAGCACTGCGCCATGTTCGGGGACCCCCACGTCCGGACATTTGGGGACGAGTTCCAGACCTGTCGCGTGGAGGGCTCCTGGCCACTCCTGGACAACAACTACTTGTTTGCTCAGGCCACCAGCTATCCAGTGGCCAAAGGGTCCGACGCAACGGCTACTGGGAAG CTGACCATCATCTTCAAGAACATGAAGGAGTGCATTGACCAGAAGGTCTACAAGGCTGAGGTGGACAATCTGCCAGCGGCGTTTGAGGATGGATCGGTCAACGGCGGTGAGAGGCCTGGAGGGAACAGCTTGATCATCCACGAGCGCATCCCCGGGCGCCACGTGGAGATCCGGGCGGCCTACATCGGCACCACCATCGCTGTGcgccaggcagggaggcagctCTCCTTCTCCATCCGGGCGGCTGAGGAGGTGGCCCAGTCCTTCACCGAGGAGCAGGATCTCCAGCTTTGCGTGGGAGGATGTCCTCCTAGCCAGCGCATCTCCCGCAACGAATGCTGCTGTGGCGGCAATAGCACCGCCATCCCTGCCGAGAAGGCCCACCGGCTCTGCAAGGAGAAGCTGCCGGTGGAGGACCTCTACTTCCAGTCATGCGTCTTTGACGTGGCAACCTCTGGAGATGCCAACTTTACGCTGGCGGCGCACGGCGCGTTGGAAGACGCCAAGGTCTTCCACCCGGATGCAAGGAAGCTCCACATCTTCCAGACGGACGCAGCTTCTTGGACCGTTGGGGGTCCGTCTTCCTTGGTCCTTGTCGCGTTGGCCTTTTTGCTTTCCCAAGGGTCAGTTGGATTGTATGCCTAA